The nucleotide window TCAGAAAAAGTGTCGCCGAATGGCTCTGGGAGGAGTTTGAGGGCAGGCTGTACCTAGCCATTGAGTGGGAGCCTATAACAGGAGAGGAACTCGGCAGGAAAAAGGGGGAAAACCTCTTTGCGGAGGCCAGAAAAAGGCTGAAGAAAAAGCTCACGCTCAGAAAGCTGAGGCGCTTTGGAGAATTGGACGAAGTCTTTGAGGCCAGAAAATCCGGAAAACTTGAAGAGTGTGCCGTCTGCAGAAGAGAAGTTTCCCCTGAAGAGCTGGAGCGGTTCAAACTAAGCGAAGACCCCGAAGTTAAAGTCTGTAGAACGTGCAAGGAGCTTGCGGAGCTTGGCGAAAAACTGCCAAAAATCAGGGGCTTCGTTCTTGATAGGGTCGCCCGCGAGGAAGAGGCGATCACCCACGGCCCCTTCAGGCACTTCATACCCTACTACGGTGGCACCGCGAGGGGGGAGTTCCTCCTTCTCAAGAACACCCTGAAACCGCCGGAAGAACTGCCCGATGACATAATATTCGTCCCTTACTTCGTGGCGGACTACTACAAGCCCGGAAAGATCGGCGTTGCTACTTTTGAGGAGCTGGCTAAAGCCTCAATAGGAACAAAAAGGCTCGGTGTTTTAAAGGGCGACGTTGATAAGCTCGGGGAGTTCTTTGGGAAGATGGACAGCCCCTCAAAGCTCGCGACGGCCTCACGCTTCGTGGACTACTTCTTCAAGGGATACCTGAAGCTGATAATCGAAGGAAAGACCGGCTATGCCATCGACATCAGCAGGTTGCCTTCCCTCAGGGACTGGCCGGAAAAACCTGACATCGTCGTTGTTTACGCCGGCGGGGACGACTTCTTCATCGTCGGGGCATGGGATCAGGTCTTTGAGCTTGCCTTCAGGATCAGGGAGACATTCATGGCGTACACCGGCGATGGCCTTACCCTTTCCGTTGGACTCGGCTACTTCAACCCCAAGACCCCGATATATCGCATGGCCGAAACCGTCAGCGAGAGGCTTGAAGTGGCGAAGGAGGAGGGGAGAAACAGGGTCTTCGTGATCGACAGAAACCGTCCTGACAAAAGGCACAGGCTCTCCTATGGCTGGGAGCAGTACATGGAGCTATGGAAGGAGTACGCCAAAAGGATTTACGCCGGAAACGGAAGGCTGAAAAAGCCATTCGACTCAAAGAAAGGCCTGCTGATGACCCTTCTCCAGCTCAGGGATCTCTACGTGAGGAACCCAAACGACGTCCGCTGGGCGTATCTCATCGCTTATCTACTTGGCAGGCACGACATTTCGGATTATTTCCCCAAGCTCGTCGGGATAAGCGCTGAGGCCGTTGAAAAAGGTGAGCCCCAGCCAGTTTACTGGGTTGATGGCGTTCTGAAGGTTATACTCATGGCGGTTAGGAGGTGAAGGATGTGGGTTACGGGAGAAATTATGGATATAGGGAACAGAGCAGGAACTACCGGGGAAGCGGAAGCTTTTCCCGAGTTGATGCGTCTTCACTCTTTGGTGGAGCTCCCGATGTTATAGGAATAAAAAAAGCTCTCGAAGCCAAGCAACTTGATAGAAACGATATACAGCCGTATTTCACTGGGGTTGTCAACGACGCAAAGAACTTTATACAATGGAGCCCGGACAAAAGGCTCGCAAATGCCGTGACGGTTGCGGCCTACCTCGTTGCCCAGGGATTGAAGACCAACCAGGTCAGGAAGACCCTTGAGATGGCGAGAACCACCGAACTGAAGGTAAAGAGGGGGGACTTGGACATAAAGAACGACATCGTTAAAATGCGCTATCTCCTTGCCTACACCGTTGGAAAGGCGACCGGACGATCTAAGGATCCTCTTGAGGCGTTCCACAGTGTTCTGGACCCAATGCTCGAGGTTCTCATGGAGAACCCGACTAGGGAGGGGTTTGAGAAGTTTTATGACTTCCTTCAGGCCGTTGTTGCATATCACAGGTTTTTCGGGGGTAGAGAGTGATGGACAGACGGTTTTATGGAAAGCTCGTCCTCCGGGGTAAGATTAGGGCGGTGACTGGCCTCCACATAGGAGCCCAACGAGAAATTTCTGAGATTGGAGGAATAGACAACCCGGTCATAAAGGATCCCCACACGGGACTGCCTTACATTCCGGGCTCTTCCCTCAAAGGTCGCCTCAGGGCGCTCTTTGAGGTGCTTGTAAATTCCCAGCTCAATAACCTGAAGGCAAAGTACCCTTCCCTTTCGAATTACTCCCCCGGAAGCTGTAGGCCCCAAAACCAAGAAAACTGCGGAAAGTTCTTCAACAAGAGGATTAACAGGGGATGGATACACGTCTGCCCGGACTACAACACCGCCCTTAACTGTCCAGTCTGCAGGCTCTTCGGAGCGAGCGGAAACGATAGCAACTTCCCGTCGAGGGTCATAGTCAGGGATGCGTTCCTGACTAAAGAATGGCAGGATAAATGGAGGGCAGGTGAACCTTTAACGGAAGCCAAGATTGAGGTTGGAATAGACCGTGTTACCTCACAAGCCAACCCGAGGACAAATGAGCGCGTCGTCGCTGGAGCCGAGTTCGAGTTTGAAATAATCTACAACGTCGAAGACCTTAATCAGTGGAAGGACGACGTTAAGAACCTCCTCACCGCGATGGCGCTCCTTGAGGACAGCTACCTCGGCGGTTCTGGCTCAAGGGGCTACGGAAAGGTGAGGTTCATCTTTGAAGGGTTTGAGTTCAGGAGTGCCGAATACTACAAAACCGGCGACAAAAACCACGTAATCTCTATAAAAGCAGAGAACAAATCCCCCGGAGAGATACTGGGTGAGTTCGACGGCCTCTTCTCGGAGGTGGAGAGCAAGCTGGGGGCCCGGTGATGGAGTTCAGGGCAATCCTGCTGAGACCAAAGGGGCCGTTGACTGAGATTCCAAAGGCAGACACGCTGTTCGGAGCGATTGCCAGCGCGGTGGCCGTGCTCTATGACAACAAGGCCGTCGAGAAGCTCGTTGATGCCTTCAAAGGGGGGGCAAGGATAAGCTCGGCCTTTCCCTATTTCAACGATACATTCTACCTCCCAAAGCCCCTCAGCGTTGAACTGGTGGACTTTGGAAAAGAATACGGGGAGGCCAAGAGGATAAGACGAGCCAAATATTTAGACGTGAGAAACTTCGAAAGGGCCCTTCGCCTGGAACCATTTGAGGCCCCTGAGATGAACGTCTACGAAAAGGTGAGCATCCCGAGAGTGGTTCTCGACAGGGTGACGAACGATTCCGCCCTCTACTTCTGGGACGAGGTAAGGTTCAGAGAGGGTGCAGGGCTCTACTTCCTCTACTCCGGGCCGGACGATGTTTTCAGGGACTACATAGAGCCGGCGGTACGGCTTTTGGGGGATACCGGCATCGGCGGGAAGTCAACCTGGGGCTTCGGCCTCTTTGAGCCAGAGTTTTCCAAGCTTAAAATAGACGCTCCTGACAGTGAGTACGAAGTTACGCTTTCCAACGCCCTGCCAACAAAAAAACCGGTTCTCTGGAGGATTTTTAGAAAAGGCGGCTGGAGCTTTGAAAGGAGAAAGCCAAAGATGACGTTCATCGAGGAGGGCTCGGTAGTTAAAAACGACCCCGGCAGGTTCGAAGAGCTTGACCTTGGTTTGTCATTTAGGGTTCACATCTACGGTCTGACATTTCCCGTCCCCACACTTCTCCCCGACATGGAGGGTCTGAAATGATGCTCAGGGTTCTATCTCCCCTGCACATAGGCAACGGTAACCAGCTCACGCCGGTTGACATATATCCCGAGCAGGATAGAGTTTACGTCCTCGATATAGATAAACTCATCGACGACCTCCAGAACCTTGGCATTAGCCTCGAAGAAATCCTGCACTTACTTAAGAATCCGCCGGGCGACCGTTACGTCTGGAAGGGCTACATAGATGAACTAAACCTAAACCCAAAGGACTACGCCCGCTACACCCTTAGAACTCACGGAACCCCCGGAAAGGAGAGCATGCAGATAAGGGAGTTCATAAAGCTGAACGAAAGGCCTTACGTCCCGGGTTCGAGCGTTAAGGGCGCCCTGAGGACTGCGGTGCTCTACAAGGTTCTGAAGGAGTGTGGAGACTCGGCAACCGCGATGAACCTTGTTTCCAGATTTGATAGAAAGCTCGCGGAAAAAATAGGATGGAGCAATCACGTGGTTGAGTTCTACGTCGAGTATCTCTTAAATGAGCTACAAAAAGAAGAGGCCGCAAAACAGAGGGGGAAGAGGTACAACTTTGATAGGAAGCGCGCCGACGACCTCCTTGAGGCCATAGTCTTCGGCATGGAACCGGACAGGCGCTCCGGCGTGAGGTATGAGCCAAAGAGGGACCCCCTTAGGGCGCTCATCGTTCGGGACAGTCAGCCAGTAGGAAGGAGGCACCTCGCGGTTTACCGCGTTGACGTCATCGGAAATCCCCAGCCAATACCAATCTGGGTGGAGGCCCTTGAGCCGGGAACCGCCACCGAAATAGAGATGAAAATTG belongs to Pyrococcus yayanosii CH1 and includes:
- the cas10 gene encoding type III-A CRISPR-associated protein Cas10/Csm1; this encodes MRLDDLVTLGGLLHDIGKPVQRANMYSGDHSKQGAEFLRDLAKNTGRKEFELLSLFSEFHHRDKMNEATIRARIEKLNPRRFGLGVEDILNALWIVYEADNLSSAEREEGTPQPSRPLYSVFNREKAYLWKELDFGNELPVPRDVPSIKGSTYSDLVKKLWAELSRTPLKVDMLLPVLERHLTFVSSVTSEGNVISLYDHMRMTSAIALAMFRAGCGAEDVKAGVCRREKRFLLIEGDFSGIQDFIYGVTGKGTLKYLRARSAYLELIGWDVVLEILSRLGLTRANVIFNAGGHFLIIAQNTPEAVEELEKIRKSVAEWLWEEFEGRLYLAIEWEPITGEELGRKKGENLFAEARKRLKKKLTLRKLRRFGELDEVFEARKSGKLEECAVCRREVSPEELERFKLSEDPEVKVCRTCKELAELGEKLPKIRGFVLDRVAREEEAITHGPFRHFIPYYGGTARGEFLLLKNTLKPPEELPDDIIFVPYFVADYYKPGKIGVATFEELAKASIGTKRLGVLKGDVDKLGEFFGKMDSPSKLATASRFVDYFFKGYLKLIIEGKTGYAIDISRLPSLRDWPEKPDIVVVYAGGDDFFIVGAWDQVFELAFRIRETFMAYTGDGLTLSVGLGYFNPKTPIYRMAETVSERLEVAKEEGRNRVFVIDRNRPDKRHRLSYGWEQYMELWKEYAKRIYAGNGRLKKPFDSKKGLLMTLLQLRDLYVRNPNDVRWAYLIAYLLGRHDISDYFPKLVGISAEAVEKGEPQPVYWVDGVLKVILMAVRR
- the csm2 gene encoding type III-A CRISPR-associated protein Csm2 — translated: MGYGRNYGYREQSRNYRGSGSFSRVDASSLFGGAPDVIGIKKALEAKQLDRNDIQPYFTGVVNDAKNFIQWSPDKRLANAVTVAAYLVAQGLKTNQVRKTLEMARTTELKVKRGDLDIKNDIVKMRYLLAYTVGKATGRSKDPLEAFHSVLDPMLEVLMENPTREGFEKFYDFLQAVVAYHRFFGGRE
- the csm5 gene encoding type III-A CRISPR-associated RAMP protein Csm5; protein product: MMLRVLSPLHIGNGNQLTPVDIYPEQDRVYVLDIDKLIDDLQNLGISLEEILHLLKNPPGDRYVWKGYIDELNLNPKDYARYTLRTHGTPGKESMQIREFIKLNERPYVPGSSVKGALRTAVLYKVLKECGDSATAMNLVSRFDRKLAEKIGWSNHVVEFYVEYLLNELQKEEAAKQRGKRYNFDRKRADDLLEAIVFGMEPDRRSGVRYEPKRDPLRALIVRDSQPVGRRHLAVYRVDVIGNPQPIPIWVEALEPGTATEIEMKIEAKVLRLNSGHFNGLLWECLENYGKPWEVFEDFLWKAVNEFYDEVIKTELTELSRFGKYETNVKSFYSSLKSHDGHLLRLGWGSGWLATTVGILLRKEGKWEGVRRKLGLGRNPQSGKLSSYFPKTRRLADGLPMGWVVLQ
- the csm3 gene encoding type III-A CRISPR-associated RAMP protein Csm3 encodes the protein MDRRFYGKLVLRGKIRAVTGLHIGAQREISEIGGIDNPVIKDPHTGLPYIPGSSLKGRLRALFEVLVNSQLNNLKAKYPSLSNYSPGSCRPQNQENCGKFFNKRINRGWIHVCPDYNTALNCPVCRLFGASGNDSNFPSRVIVRDAFLTKEWQDKWRAGEPLTEAKIEVGIDRVTSQANPRTNERVVAGAEFEFEIIYNVEDLNQWKDDVKNLLTAMALLEDSYLGGSGSRGYGKVRFIFEGFEFRSAEYYKTGDKNHVISIKAENKSPGEILGEFDGLFSEVESKLGAR
- the csm4 gene encoding type III-A CRISPR-associated RAMP protein Csm4, with protein sequence MEFRAILLRPKGPLTEIPKADTLFGAIASAVAVLYDNKAVEKLVDAFKGGARISSAFPYFNDTFYLPKPLSVELVDFGKEYGEAKRIRRAKYLDVRNFERALRLEPFEAPEMNVYEKVSIPRVVLDRVTNDSALYFWDEVRFREGAGLYFLYSGPDDVFRDYIEPAVRLLGDTGIGGKSTWGFGLFEPEFSKLKIDAPDSEYEVTLSNALPTKKPVLWRIFRKGGWSFERRKPKMTFIEEGSVVKNDPGRFEELDLGLSFRVHIYGLTFPVPTLLPDMEGLK